One Vibrio gallaecicus genomic region harbors:
- a CDS encoding efflux RND transporter permease subunit, translating to MSSLIAYFAQRSFLARIITIMVLLLGVASLYTLKLQEYPDVAFETVEIETLYPGATAQDIELNITNPIEKELRSVQGINYFSSQSTDGMSFIEAELLPGEDAARALRDIQQAIDRVNNLPADITNPPVVTQKQTSSFEVLTFGVSLANSEQVHSDLLQQYAYQLEKKVNALSGVSSVSMSGYNEREFWVEIDPTKISRYQLTFDEVGQAINQRNLSQSGGVVESWVSEQKIVTMTQVHSAEDIANIVIKSLPNGSVIRVSDVASVEDTFAKATQMGVINGQEAVLFSVTNSASSDIIATVNSIKALVEKEQAQYSDQYQFQYGLNLADDMNDKFSIVSTNGGIGLVLVLAVLSLILKRQVAFWVSVSIPFCILGVMFILPMVGLNLDSITLAALLLVIGIIVDDSVIVAESIYQEKEKGKSALEAAITGTQKVIKPIIASLTTTALVFIPMFFMPGTMGKVLIVIPITVISALLFSLAECTFTLPAHLASALNTKGKDNQQTQKDRFEGIINAYKKMLTFSLQYKKSVIASALVISALSTSMVMALKLDIFPSEAAKYVEIYTEVKPGTPLEKIRDVHNDIEQAIAALPDNERVSYNMTYSSPVSTGLLILTSYELRDRTADQIIAQLNEKVANNDHGIFVKFSVDAGGPPPGEPIEMRVLGGTTDERNLAVTAVSNWLNQQSGISGVTNNEALKDPQLSIVPQYEWLAKYNLTVSDLATTLRLAFEGDSVTSTWLGDQEVDIRVILKDEYRDIKRLATTKIFTPDGVQVPLSRLAKVENIEAPRLIKHYNAEREVTVTAQITDDTLSSVALSEKMLTELQGHYSSNVTLDVGGEAESTNETMSGFVLAFPAAMIAIYFVLAVMFNSLIQPLLVMAVIPFAVVAALMALVVHMQALSMFALIGVLGMTGVVVNNSLVLINRINEIRAEGKDTLEAVIEASASRLRPILLTSITTVVGLLPLAYGLGGTDVFMGPMSLTLGYGLLFSLPIVLFVIPSLYALCFGRTKRK from the coding sequence ATGTCATCTCTTATCGCTTACTTTGCACAGAGAAGCTTCTTAGCTCGCATCATCACGATCATGGTACTGCTGCTCGGCGTCGCTTCTTTATATACTTTAAAGCTTCAAGAATATCCTGATGTTGCTTTTGAAACGGTTGAAATCGAAACTCTATACCCAGGCGCTACCGCTCAAGATATCGAACTGAATATCACTAACCCTATTGAAAAAGAGCTGCGCAGCGTCCAAGGCATCAATTACTTCTCCTCTCAATCAACTGATGGCATGTCTTTTATTGAAGCCGAGCTTTTACCCGGGGAAGATGCGGCTAGAGCATTACGAGACATTCAACAAGCAATCGACCGTGTGAACAACTTACCGGCAGATATCACGAATCCACCAGTCGTGACTCAAAAACAAACCTCATCTTTTGAGGTGCTGACTTTTGGTGTCAGCCTTGCAAACAGTGAACAAGTACACTCAGACTTATTGCAGCAATATGCTTACCAACTAGAGAAAAAAGTGAATGCGCTTTCAGGGGTCAGTAGCGTCAGCATGTCTGGTTACAACGAGCGCGAGTTCTGGGTAGAGATCGACCCTACAAAAATCAGCCGTTACCAATTAACGTTTGATGAAGTTGGGCAAGCCATTAACCAACGCAATTTATCTCAATCTGGTGGGGTGGTGGAATCTTGGGTGAGTGAGCAAAAAATTGTCACCATGACACAAGTTCATTCGGCAGAAGACATTGCGAATATCGTCATTAAATCACTGCCAAATGGTTCCGTCATACGAGTATCTGATGTAGCAAGCGTGGAAGATACCTTTGCTAAAGCGACACAAATGGGAGTAATTAACGGTCAAGAAGCGGTTCTATTTTCAGTGACGAATAGTGCCAGTTCAGACATCATCGCGACAGTGAACAGCATAAAAGCGTTAGTGGAAAAAGAACAAGCTCAATATAGTGACCAGTACCAGTTTCAGTATGGTTTAAACCTTGCTGATGACATGAATGATAAGTTCTCTATCGTGTCTACCAATGGCGGTATTGGTTTGGTATTAGTGCTGGCAGTCTTAAGCTTAATTCTTAAAAGACAAGTGGCTTTCTGGGTATCGGTTTCTATTCCATTTTGTATTTTAGGCGTGATGTTTATTCTACCTATGGTGGGCTTAAACTTAGACAGTATTACGCTTGCGGCTTTACTTTTGGTGATCGGTATTATTGTCGATGATTCAGTTATTGTGGCCGAGAGTATTTACCAAGAAAAAGAGAAAGGTAAAAGTGCATTAGAGGCGGCAATCACTGGGACGCAAAAAGTCATTAAGCCAATCATCGCCAGCTTAACGACCACCGCTCTTGTTTTCATTCCTATGTTTTTTATGCCCGGCACAATGGGTAAAGTGTTAATCGTTATTCCGATCACGGTGATCTCAGCCCTTCTATTTTCACTGGCTGAATGTACTTTCACTTTGCCCGCTCACTTAGCAAGTGCGTTAAACACCAAAGGAAAAGACAACCAACAAACACAAAAAGACCGCTTTGAAGGCATTATCAACGCCTACAAAAAAATGCTGACATTCAGCCTTCAATACAAGAAGTCAGTTATCGCTTCAGCACTGGTCATTAGCGCCCTTTCGACCAGCATGGTCATGGCATTAAAATTGGATATATTTCCATCTGAAGCGGCTAAATACGTAGAGATTTACACGGAAGTTAAACCAGGGACCCCATTAGAGAAAATACGTGACGTTCATAATGATATTGAACAGGCGATCGCAGCTTTACCCGATAACGAACGTGTCTCTTACAACATGACTTACTCATCACCTGTAAGTACTGGTTTGCTGATTTTGACCAGCTATGAATTACGTGATCGCACCGCTGACCAAATTATTGCTCAGTTAAACGAGAAAGTGGCTAACAATGACCACGGGATTTTTGTGAAGTTCTCGGTTGATGCTGGAGGTCCACCTCCGGGAGAGCCGATTGAAATGCGCGTTCTTGGGGGCACAACAGATGAGCGTAACCTCGCAGTAACGGCGGTGAGTAATTGGCTGAATCAACAGAGTGGTATAAGTGGCGTTACCAACAATGAAGCGTTGAAAGACCCTCAGTTGAGCATTGTTCCTCAATATGAGTGGTTAGCGAAATACAACTTAACCGTATCTGATTTAGCAACCACACTTCGCCTTGCGTTTGAAGGCGACTCAGTCACATCGACTTGGCTTGGTGATCAAGAAGTAGATATTCGTGTCATTTTGAAAGACGAATACAGAGACATTAAGCGCTTAGCAACCACCAAAATATTTACGCCAGATGGAGTCCAAGTACCACTGAGCCGTTTAGCAAAAGTAGAGAACATTGAAGCACCACGTTTAATCAAACACTACAACGCAGAAAGAGAAGTCACCGTTACGGCGCAGATTACGGATGACACACTCAGCTCTGTCGCACTTTCAGAGAAAATGCTCACCGAGCTGCAAGGTCATTATTCGAGTAACGTGACGCTAGATGTGGGCGGAGAAGCAGAAAGTACCAATGAAACCATGAGTGGCTTTGTATTAGCGTTCCCTGCTGCCATGATCGCTATCTACTTTGTTCTAGCAGTGATGTTTAATTCATTGATACAGCCGTTACTCGTTATGGCTGTGATCCCGTTTGCAGTTGTGGCGGCATTAATGGCACTAGTCGTTCATATGCAAGCTTTATCTATGTTTGCCTTGATTGGCGTGCTTGGTATGACAGGCGTCGTGGTGAACAACTCTTTGGTACTGATAAACCGCATTAACGAGATTCGAGCAGAAGGTAAAGACACTTTGGAAGCGGTGATTGAGGCATCTGCTAGCCGCTTAAGACCGATACTATTAACCTCTATAACCACTGTCGTGGGTCTACTGCCTCTCGCTTATGGTTTAGGCGGAACCGATGTGTTTATGGGACCTATGTCTTTAACGCTAGGCTATGGTTTATTGTTCTCATTGCCAATTGTCTTATTCGTCATCCCTAGCCTATACGCGCTTTGTTTTGGGCGAACCAAACGTAAATAG
- a CDS encoding efflux RND transporter periplasmic adaptor subunit — MKPQLLISLLCGSLLTSSVFAVDLIGQTISKSPLNVVAEISGVVESVNFDSGEAIQQGQVIATVKTQDFDFAVAKQTANLQLAKADLQLKRSVYERYVELRKKNSLSQNELDIANADFLSAKASLTLARIELENAQLDLKNTKITSNISGFVVNRNTDNGAWVNQGDLLYKIVNIDTLTVRLLASEYDINSLNVGQPIELWAEADPAKKFQATINRIGVEVDSQTMAYPVEVEINNTNQKLKPGMSIHASTTLSNIAVIQ; from the coding sequence ATGAAACCACAACTACTGATCAGCCTGCTGTGCGGCTCTCTTCTTACCTCTTCTGTTTTTGCCGTTGACCTCATCGGTCAAACGATCAGCAAATCCCCGTTGAATGTGGTCGCAGAAATCAGCGGTGTTGTTGAGAGTGTCAACTTTGACTCTGGTGAAGCAATTCAACAAGGGCAAGTTATCGCTACGGTTAAAACACAAGACTTCGATTTTGCGGTAGCGAAACAAACCGCCAATCTACAACTTGCTAAAGCAGACTTGCAACTCAAGCGATCTGTCTATGAGCGTTATGTAGAACTGCGTAAGAAAAACAGCTTATCTCAAAACGAATTAGATATTGCGAATGCCGATTTCCTAAGTGCAAAAGCCAGCCTGACACTTGCAAGAATTGAGTTAGAGAATGCCCAACTTGACCTTAAAAACACAAAAATCACATCCAACATCTCAGGGTTTGTAGTCAATCGAAATACAGATAATGGCGCATGGGTTAATCAGGGGGATCTGCTTTATAAGATCGTCAATATCGACACATTAACAGTTCGGTTACTGGCAAGTGAATACGACATTAATTCACTCAATGTTGGTCAACCTATCGAGCTATGGGCTGAAGCCGATCCAGCTAAAAAGTTTCAAGCAACCATCAACCGCATTGGTGTCGAAGTAGACAGCCAAACTATGGCTTACCCCGTAGAAGTTGAGATTAACAATACCAACCAAAAGCTAAAGCCAGGCATGTCCATTCATGCCTCTACAACGCTTTCTAATATTGCTGTCATTCAATAG
- a CDS encoding response regulator transcription factor codes for MLKGKQILIVEDNDELQGILADFLEVKGATVDFADNGDLGLKLALSNEFDAIILDVMMPRKDGMQVAKELRERGCTTPILMLTALNGRDDVLKGFENGVDDFVSKPFDFEELEVRLTALIKRFRGHVAAVELSFGELVINEKTRLVQRAGHNLVTTPVMYQILLLLVKAQGEVVTRESLIQQLWGDDSPENDVLRSHIYLLRNILDKPFATPMLKTVPKCGFRLEL; via the coding sequence ATGTTAAAAGGTAAACAAATTTTAATTGTTGAAGATAACGATGAACTTCAGGGGATTTTGGCGGATTTCCTTGAAGTGAAAGGAGCGACAGTAGACTTTGCCGATAATGGTGATTTAGGGCTTAAGCTTGCGTTAAGCAATGAATTTGATGCCATTATCCTTGATGTCATGATGCCGAGAAAAGACGGCATGCAGGTAGCGAAAGAACTCCGGGAAAGAGGGTGCACCACACCTATTTTGATGCTAACGGCATTGAATGGGCGTGATGATGTGTTAAAAGGGTTTGAAAATGGAGTAGACGACTTTGTGAGTAAGCCTTTTGACTTTGAAGAGTTGGAAGTGCGACTTACGGCGTTGATTAAGCGATTTAGAGGGCATGTCGCTGCGGTTGAGTTGTCTTTTGGGGAGCTTGTAATCAATGAAAAAACCAGGCTTGTTCAGCGAGCGGGTCATAACCTCGTGACTACCCCAGTTATGTACCAAATTTTGCTTTTGCTGGTGAAAGCGCAAGGAGAAGTCGTAACTCGTGAGTCTTTAATACAACAACTTTGGGGTGATGACTCACCCGAAAATGACGTGTTACGTAGTCATATTTATCTGCTCAGAAATATACTGGATAAGCCTTTTGCCACACCCATGCTGAAAACAGTACCTAAATGTGGCTTCAGGTTAGAGCTATGA
- a CDS encoding sensor histidine kinase, which translates to MSRWSKLRLQLFGQPKVHNISQVKKRLIVTFAKIALSTSFVVFFAFSLRLILGEDYQLEVHLKSFENIATKHYELEQVPTAQLSQSVTAYFDEKYLPEYLQKELPFQENKVTQYRTYSKQGMMIYHVQFDFQGVRLPLYLTIGTRSIDFGDDSWDTLMGISMLLIIFLVVVLNFSVKRTFDELMAPVAELSKQLNSGVKGDFTVSEQGVDELKQLTRELNHYQKMRDRVAKQEMMFAKYASHELKTPIAIVLGAANLQAMKDDPEFQTKQRERILTAAGNMHATVEVLLNIVKQEDANLNQEPWLIQTSDITLADFSKKRPEAVALNLNIAKDSQLNFPPVVLNMILKNLVQNSIRFTVEGEISISIASNEITVCDSGTGLCGTNETEHGLGLLIVRRLCITYGWKFEIEDNEHQGCTARLSRTL; encoded by the coding sequence ATGAGTCGGTGGTCAAAACTTAGGCTTCAGTTGTTTGGTCAACCAAAAGTACACAACATATCTCAAGTTAAAAAACGCTTGATTGTGACTTTTGCTAAAATTGCGTTGTCGACATCCTTTGTCGTTTTCTTTGCTTTCTCTCTTCGCTTAATTTTAGGGGAGGATTACCAACTTGAAGTTCACCTTAAATCTTTCGAAAATATTGCGACTAAACATTATGAACTGGAGCAAGTGCCTACAGCCCAGTTAAGCCAGTCAGTTACCGCGTATTTTGACGAAAAATATCTGCCTGAATACTTACAGAAAGAACTGCCTTTTCAAGAAAACAAAGTCACTCAGTACCGAACTTACAGCAAGCAAGGCATGATGATTTATCACGTGCAATTTGATTTCCAAGGAGTGCGTTTACCGCTTTATTTGACTATCGGCACTAGGTCGATAGATTTTGGTGATGATAGCTGGGATACATTGATGGGTATATCTATGCTGCTAATCATTTTTTTAGTCGTAGTTTTAAACTTCTCAGTGAAAAGAACGTTTGATGAGTTGATGGCTCCTGTAGCTGAGCTTAGCAAACAGTTAAATTCAGGCGTGAAAGGGGACTTTACAGTATCTGAACAAGGTGTTGATGAATTAAAGCAGCTGACAAGAGAATTAAACCATTATCAGAAAATGAGAGACCGTGTCGCTAAACAGGAAATGATGTTTGCAAAATATGCTAGTCATGAATTGAAAACACCAATAGCGATTGTATTGGGTGCTGCGAACTTACAAGCGATGAAAGATGATCCTGAGTTCCAGACTAAACAACGTGAAAGAATTTTGACCGCAGCAGGAAACATGCACGCTACAGTGGAGGTGCTGCTCAATATTGTGAAACAGGAAGATGCGAACCTGAATCAAGAGCCTTGGTTGATTCAGACTAGCGATATTACCTTAGCTGACTTTAGTAAAAAGCGCCCAGAAGCAGTAGCACTGAACTTAAACATAGCTAAGGATAGTCAGCTAAACTTCCCTCCTGTTGTACTGAATATGATTTTGAAGAATCTAGTGCAAAATTCGATTAGGTTTACAGTGGAAGGCGAAATATCGATAAGCATTGCCTCTAATGAGATTACAGTTTGCGACAGTGGTACAGGGTTATGTGGAACCAATGAAACAGAGCATGGACTTGGGTTGTTGATTGTACGGCGCTTATGCATTACTTATGGCTGGAAGTTTGAGATTGAAGATAATGAACACCAAGGTTGTACCGCAAGGCTTTCGCGTACACTTTAG
- a CDS encoding acyltransferase, which translates to MFDKFRMVLNVLFVTVNTAMTAFTVSFFGLIKLILPVPTVQKSCTRLANFTFWCWASLNLWMLNINNNIKWQVEGAEDVSTKQWYLMMANHLSWADIVILSSILKDKLPMPKFFLKHELLYVPFVGLACWGLDMPFMKRHSREYLLRHPERRNDDFDAINKACEKFKLAPTTLVNFVEGTRVNQEKLATVRTPYQHLLKPKTGGVAFALSAMGPILDGIVDVTLAYPENQVSPFEDMLKGKLTSVVVRVKVHPMDDNVNGDYFKDKAFKRRFHAWLNETWQEKDEYLQGVYRKYSK; encoded by the coding sequence ATGTTTGATAAATTCCGCATGGTCTTGAACGTCTTGTTTGTGACTGTAAATACCGCAATGACCGCCTTCACAGTGAGTTTTTTTGGGTTAATTAAGTTGATTCTTCCTGTCCCTACCGTTCAAAAGTCGTGTACACGCTTGGCTAACTTTACCTTCTGGTGCTGGGCGTCTTTGAACTTGTGGATGCTAAATATTAATAACAATATTAAGTGGCAGGTTGAGGGAGCGGAAGACGTTTCAACAAAGCAATGGTATTTGATGATGGCGAATCACCTTAGTTGGGCAGATATCGTTATTTTGTCTTCCATTTTGAAAGATAAATTACCCATGCCTAAGTTCTTCTTAAAACATGAACTGTTGTATGTACCCTTTGTCGGGCTCGCATGTTGGGGGCTGGATATGCCATTTATGAAGCGACATTCTCGTGAATACCTACTCCGTCATCCAGAAAGACGTAATGATGACTTTGATGCTATCAATAAAGCGTGTGAAAAATTTAAGCTAGCGCCAACAACTCTGGTTAACTTTGTGGAAGGTACTCGCGTTAATCAAGAAAAACTAGCAACAGTTAGAACGCCTTATCAACACTTGTTAAAGCCTAAAACTGGTGGCGTCGCTTTTGCTCTATCTGCAATGGGACCGATTTTAGATGGTATTGTTGATGTGACGTTAGCGTACCCAGAGAACCAAGTTTCTCCGTTTGAGGACATGCTAAAAGGCAAACTAACTTCTGTTGTGGTACGCGTGAAAGTGCACCCTATGGATGACAACGTAAATGGTGATTACTTCAAAGATAAAGCGTTTAAACGCCGTTTCCATGCTTGGTTGAATGAAACCTGGCAAGAAAAAGACGAATATCTACAAGGTGTTTATCGTAAGTACAGTAAATAG
- a CDS encoding tRNA (adenine(22)-N(1))-methyltransferase, whose translation MKLSKRLQTIESLVGDEYTHIWDCCCDHGFLGTHLLTANKAPTIHFIDIVPQLMDELEIKLARYFPKSEATESTWEVHCGDVVDIAFDQYEGKHLVIIAGVGGDLTQHFIESIHAQYLTLALDFLICPVHQQFELRQQLQQLNFQMKDECLLEENRRFYEIMLLSNQPQQQPSQKVHPVGEKIWQADTELQLKTALNYRSKTLQHYQRLQLGKQNQVEHIIEAYKAIQLPELSS comes from the coding sequence ATGAAACTGAGTAAGCGACTGCAAACCATTGAATCTCTCGTCGGTGACGAATACACCCATATATGGGATTGTTGTTGTGACCACGGTTTTCTTGGTACTCACTTACTGACCGCGAACAAAGCTCCCACTATTCATTTCATTGATATTGTGCCCCAGTTAATGGATGAATTAGAAATCAAACTTGCACGCTATTTCCCAAAATCTGAAGCAACTGAGTCAACTTGGGAAGTACATTGCGGCGATGTGGTTGATATTGCCTTTGATCAGTATGAAGGAAAACACCTAGTCATTATTGCGGGTGTGGGGGGCGATCTGACTCAACATTTTATCGAATCTATCCATGCACAGTATCTGACGTTAGCACTCGACTTTTTAATATGCCCGGTCCACCAGCAGTTTGAATTAAGACAGCAATTACAACAGCTCAATTTTCAGATGAAAGACGAATGCTTACTAGAAGAAAACCGCCGCTTCTACGAGATCATGTTGCTCAGCAATCAGCCCCAACAACAACCGAGTCAAAAAGTTCACCCTGTTGGCGAGAAAATATGGCAAGCCGATACCGAGCTTCAGCTCAAAACCGCGCTCAATTACCGCAGTAAAACCCTTCAACATTACCAGCGTTTACAGCTAGGAAAGCAAAATCAGGTAGAGCACATCATTGAAGCTTACAAAGCGATCCAATTACCCGAGCTATCTAGTTAA
- a CDS encoding sensor domain-containing diguanylate cyclase — MLYLAAVQLKEAEDSAHEQSSSNIRIATSLVRSNIEATFGKLNLLEKAILSTPNKQVAQQNFDELANTILKRSSYFSDIVRFTPSSQIYSSSINQPLSHDVINNIQWRSINTVSGDFFISSVYQKPNHRWVFAIKNSKLDQDEEIWIEFDLLHTTQGLKDLKTLNKGYIFVVDQTTEKLVFHPDPIRIGSQSISYNAGIKSLLDSGLTNGKYEYYYRGNFKVSVFNADNDLNWVFIAGTDRREILSSSYQFTIAGILIASMLLLWFVFNYLSHQLNISLSTLNQVNDLASFKHQLKSIFDKFTYHRGVQFCLYDPNSHNFSTLDYHGNKTIVHSDGDLASRFKPDTLTYQGSQYTDPLAKKLKIHQRHYCIPLYSTEQLIAVIYVNSYFPINNSILRLTRSYSEVSLANLLLNHQLKSKDIMTQLENKAFFNSTLELYKNTPDTFLARLSIDNFEYINRHYGEQIGDTAIISTAETIRDHFPKPKGVSVARLNGNQFGILFHANNNEDAKYQLDQCRIALSEKVIDTPLDSLTLSASIGYTKIIESHAFSLAHAEHAKKQARLLGRNRVEMYVSNQEVAS; from the coding sequence ATGCTTTATTTAGCCGCGGTACAGTTGAAAGAAGCAGAAGATTCTGCTCATGAACAGTCTTCTTCAAATATTAGAATTGCCACTTCTCTAGTAAGATCAAATATCGAAGCCACTTTCGGTAAGCTTAATTTATTAGAGAAAGCCATACTCTCCACTCCCAATAAACAAGTCGCCCAGCAAAACTTCGATGAACTGGCAAATACTATACTCAAGCGGTCCTCATACTTTTCTGACATTGTTCGCTTTACACCAAGCTCTCAAATTTATTCTTCTTCGATAAACCAGCCTTTAAGTCACGACGTTATTAACAATATTCAGTGGCGATCAATCAATACTGTCTCTGGGGATTTTTTCATTTCCTCAGTTTACCAAAAGCCTAATCATCGATGGGTATTTGCAATTAAAAACAGCAAGTTAGACCAAGATGAAGAGATTTGGATCGAGTTTGATTTATTGCATACGACACAAGGGCTAAAAGATCTCAAAACACTCAATAAGGGCTATATTTTTGTCGTAGACCAAACCACAGAAAAATTGGTGTTTCATCCAGATCCAATTCGAATAGGTAGCCAGTCAATCAGCTACAATGCAGGGATCAAGTCTCTTTTAGATTCAGGCTTAACCAATGGGAAATACGAATATTATTACCGAGGAAACTTCAAAGTTTCCGTCTTTAATGCGGATAATGATTTAAACTGGGTATTCATCGCGGGAACAGACCGCCGTGAGATCTTATCTTCTTCTTACCAGTTCACTATTGCTGGCATTCTAATTGCCTCTATGTTGTTACTCTGGTTTGTGTTCAATTATCTTTCGCACCAATTGAATATATCACTGTCGACACTCAACCAAGTGAATGACTTAGCAAGCTTCAAGCATCAGCTAAAATCTATTTTTGATAAGTTCACTTACCACCGCGGTGTGCAATTTTGTTTATACGACCCAAACTCGCACAACTTCAGTACGCTTGATTACCATGGCAATAAAACCATCGTACATTCTGATGGTGATTTAGCATCTCGTTTTAAACCGGATACCCTCACTTATCAAGGAAGCCAATATACAGATCCTCTGGCTAAGAAACTAAAAATCCACCAACGCCACTACTGCATACCACTTTATTCAACAGAGCAGTTAATTGCCGTTATCTATGTAAATAGTTACTTTCCTATTAACAATAGTATTTTGCGACTAACTAGAAGTTACTCTGAAGTGTCTCTGGCTAATTTACTCCTTAATCATCAATTGAAGAGTAAAGACATTATGACTCAGCTAGAGAATAAGGCATTTTTTAACAGTACTTTAGAGCTCTACAAAAACACACCTGATACTTTTTTAGCTCGTCTAAGCATTGATAATTTTGAGTACATTAATCGTCATTATGGCGAGCAAATTGGTGACACCGCCATTATTAGCACAGCCGAGACTATTCGAGACCATTTCCCAAAACCAAAAGGGGTAAGTGTAGCTCGATTAAACGGCAATCAGTTTGGTATTTTGTTTCATGCGAATAACAATGAAGATGCAAAATACCAATTAGACCAATGTAGGATCGCCCTGTCAGAAAAAGTCATTGATACACCGTTAGATTCGCTAACACTGAGCGCAAGTATCGGTTATACCAAAATCATTGAGTCTCATGCATTCAGCCTAGCTCACGCTGAACATGCAAAAAAACAAGCAAGGCTGCTAGGAAGAAACCGAGTAGAAATGTATGTCTCCAACCAAGAGGTAGCCTCTTAG